DNA sequence from the Euwallacea fornicatus isolate EFF26 chromosome 2, ASM4011564v1, whole genome shotgun sequence genome:
GACTTCGTCCCTCAACCAATTACAACAGACAACTAAGTTCTCGTCGCGTTTTCAGGTTAGCCAACAAAAAAACTGGAGCAATAGCATAAAAGGTAGAACGCGCGAAAATGGACAGATAAAAGAgatgtttttctttgaaattactCGGTGTTTATAGTTACGAATGAAAGGACAATGTACGACTTTGCAAAGGTGTCGTAACCGCGAAGCAAAGGACGTTGACAAACGGACGCCACTGTGAATTTTACGTAGTTTAAGGCGTACTATCTATAGGggtagataaaaaaaaatagtgttttACTACTGTAGTAGTTTCATGGTGGAATGGAGAGCGGCAGAGTACCACACAAGATGTAGAATGCCACAGTACGTGTATAGAACAAGGAGAAATTCCCTGATTATTTCCGTCGAATTTAATTTGGACTATGTAATTCAGTAAGTTTGCGCGAATATGGTGCGTTTGTGCACACCCACTGGTCGAGTTACAATAAAAGCTGTATTGgcctcttttttattttatttatttttgcagagattttgttttggttttttggGTGCTTTGTACTTTTCTCGTAACCTAAAAACCCCAATTTAAGAGGAATAGGGTAAGGTTGAGCTTTGTCGCGTTCGAGGTGCCGCCGACTTTGAATCATTGATTATAGTTAGAAGGCGATGTTGCCATGCTTCCTTATTTGTTCGAAcggcaactttttttctttttttttttaccttaatgtcgaaaacaaattcaaaCTATAAATGATGCCTTTTGTTGCCAGATTTCACGAATATTAACtattgctgtttttttttgtatgcaTCAATGCGTCCATTTTTAGAAACAACTGCGTTTTTTggtttataaaattgaaatattggtGGAGTTGCCATATTATCGGCCCAAAATATTCCGACACTGTTGCCAAACTCTGTTTCGTTTCAAAGACCATTGACATCTCATTTgagcggtttttttttttgtgtcaaaCATTACGTGTATCAGCGTTACCCATGTAGATGAGAGCGGCAGCGAGCTTTAGAGACTATCACACTTGTTCTTTTAACGTGATTTCCTCTCACAAATTTTTAGGGAAACACATAAGATGTATTTTAtgagtattttttcatttcaacgaATCAGTTAAAACTGGCAACATTGTCTGCTTAAATTACAGTGGGTTTCTGTTACAGTCTAATGGCAATTTTTAGAAACAATTGCTTGGAACTGTAAGATTACAGAAAATTTTGCGCCTGGGAAAGTACAGAACACCTTTAATTTTCAACGGTTCTAGTAACTTAAAGTTACCAATTATCTACAGCGCGGTTCAACCGGTTTTCAAAGTtggaacttttatttttatccgCTCTTCGACGTTCCAGAACTTCCAGAAGGCAAACCTTTTTCGGGTGATATTTTTGATgattcatttaatttattgtggAAGGAGAACCACGTTTCTTACgagtatttattgtttttattgtcgtCTATTTCGGTACTAGAATACCGTGGCAGCCCCACCAccaccatattttttatacacaGAGACGCCATCAATTGCGCAAAAACGAGAAGAGAGTCAAACTGGTTACATTGTAAGCGTTTTTCTATTCTTCCCCTTCTcttgtaataaattaatgtttttaaaagattgtaatataaaatatgtactCGTTATATttaggtaaataaatatatgatataaaaaagagaaacgtGGAGTTATGATTTTCCTTTGCTCTGTGGATGACAAAATGGTCGCATGCGCTTGCTAGAAATCTGACAAGGTTACGTCAAAATGGTGACAATTTTCTCCCGGCGACCATTTTGTCCCAGGTAACTACTATAATTGACGTTGACAATTCACTATTTCTTCTCGACGACTTCGGCTTTCAGTCGCTCAGCCAAAGTTTTCCTGATTTGCAGCTGGTTGGCCGCAGGATCGCTGTGGCCTCCTGCCAGCACAGCTTCTGCAGCTTTCGCCGATTTTGGTCGATTTTTCACTGTGTTTTCCGTTTCATCGTTTAAATGCTTTTGACGCGCCTCCTTTTTCAGCGCTACTAACTTGTCACGTTGCGCGCGCAGATATTCCTGACGTTTTTTTAGCTCTAGAGGGTCGGTCTGGAAAGGAAAAAGCTCGAAAGAAATGTACTTAACGTTATCTATGTTGTTGCATTTGTATGTATTAGGATTAAATCGAGTATTCTCATAAAGAAACTGCATTATcgtatcaaataaaaatgagcttttatttgatattttttaaataatatttctattatttttatatatttttattaattgaaagcAGTCCTTTGAATTAACGTATTTACGCAAGACCTACCTCTTTAGATTTTCGTAAAGGTACTGAAGGCTTCGCTTTGGCTTCACTATTCTCCCATCGCTGAGACTTTTCTGCAATTTTACCACCTTCAACAAACGCCCTAAAAATTTACCTATCCACACCTAAACTCTCTTTGAGTTGTTTCTCCAATATAGGCTTCTCCTCCATGAGGTGCTCCATTTGAGCCTCGATCCCTTCTGCATCATCTTCCACAAACCTCCtggattaaattattaacttaaaaaaacttatttgtggCTTACTCACTTGGCGACCTCCTCTAGAATCTCTTTCTCCAGTTTTGACTCCCTTTCAACGGTAACAGGAATAACCTGAATATTTGGGTTTTCGTCTCGTTCGGTTTggtcttcactttttttaggAATAAAGGATTGAGGAGTgatgccatattttttttctattaggTCCAAGGCTTGAAGTTGCAGTTCTACGTTGCGCTGAGTCATCATTCTCACGAACATTTGTTGATCGTTGGCGGCCCAGATTTGCTCGAAAATGTTCTAGAAATCATGAGAATTTAGCAGGGAGTTTGAGTAGAAACTCTCACGTCGGTACATTGTTAAATGAAACATATCTTTTTCCCTCAACGCACGCCTTCTCAAACTGTTCAGAAGAGATTCCAATGTCCTCCATGAAATTTCCCAACATGAAATCTacctaatttaatttccttaaatAGGAAAACAGTTTACTTCAAATAGATGGCAATTTACCAGATTTTTAAACTCCTCGAATATCTTCTTGTAATCCTCGTTTTCTGTCATGGTAGGTTCGAATACTGaaagataaattttacataaattgtAGAATTTGAGCTACAAATTTGATTCATACTTagggatttttcttcaatgaAACTCTGTAAAGGTGCGTTCCATATGGGACCATTTAGGAACGCAACCAATGAATCAAAAACCCATGAATCGTCTTCTGCAGACATGATTTTATGGCGTTCGTCTGTTAAAGGGTAAAGGTGTTTGTAAAGAAATCGTTAGTTTGTGGTGTTTGTATTTAGGGCTCAATGGTTGTTAAGATGTAAAGCGCCAGCGCTGATGCGTGGAAATGCTGTTAAGAGTCTTATCTATggtttaattgatttaataaacaataagcATATATATAGATAAAacttaggtaatttttttaacattttctacttttatatttgacataattttaatattatttattttattttattattttcgttattataaattacaaCCTTGTTTCTGagagaaaattgataataaacaaaatatataattaataataaataaaactctcGTACTGATTCTGTTCTcttaattgttaaattttgtactttgtCATCTATTTAGCAACGGTTCATGTACATGCGAAAACTCCTTACtccatttttgaaatgtcagtTCAAAATACCGATATCAAATCGTCTGATCACTTTTCTTCTTTGTTTAACGTTACGCTCACAACAAAGACAGAAAGTGATCGCATATGACTCTGTCAGAGTTCTAACCTTCatcattaaaaactataaacaAGCCGTAAAACCGTttgccttttttaaaattcgtcaGAAAGTATCAATAAATCCGTTTTAAACAATGTCCGTGTCCCACGCATCAAAAAAGAGGGGTCCTGCACCCCCAGTGGAGCAGTCCGAGTCTGATGAGGAGGAAGATGAGCGTCTGTTCTCGGATGATGAGGGTACTAATATTGATGGCATCTATATCCCCCCAGTGCAGCCCCCAACTCTCTCTATGGACCCCACGGGACCTCGCCTCATAATcacgaaaataaacaatagGTTCTTCAAAAGTTATGCAGAGGATCAAGTCTTAGGGCCTTTCCACAAGTGTTTCAATGCTATCGTGGGGCCCAATGGTAGTGGGAAAAGCAATGTTATTGATTCCCTCCTTTTTGTGTTCGGGTACCGAGCTACTAAGATCAGGTGCAAGAAAGTTTCAGTGCTCCTGCATAATTCGGACAATTATCATAACATTCAATCGTGTACTGTAACCATTCATTTTGCATTGATTGTTGATAAAGAGGGTGACGAGTATGATGTAGTCCCAGGCAGTGAGTTTGTCATATCTCGTACTGCCTGCAGAGATAATTCTTCATATTATGAACTGGATAATAAGCGAGTGCAATTCAAAGAAGTTGCTGTGCTGCTGAAGAAACATGGCATAGATTTAGATCACAATCGATTTCTGATTCTGCAAGGTGAGGTTGAGCAGATAAGCATGATGAAGTGCAAAGGGGAGAAGGATGGGGAGACAGGGATGCTTGAATACCTTGAAGATATCATTGGAACCACTAGGTACAAGAAACCCTTGGAGCAGGTCTTTAATAGAGTTGAGGAACTCACTGAAAGGAGAATTGAAAAGTTGAACAGATTGAAGATGGTACAGGATGAAGTAGATGAGTTACAGGGCCCCATGGAGGAAGCAGTGGGGTTTCTTAAGGTTGAGAACACTGTTGTGCgaagcaaaaattttatctaTCAATATAGCATGTAAGTAGACTTTGATcgttaatgaatttattaggCTTTTCATTGGATTCTTCATTTTTGATCATCATTCTTCAatttattgttgaaatttggttGTTTTAGGGTTGAACCGGATTTTCAACTTCCAGGTTGTGTTTAAGTAAAGGATATTTTATCTCTTCTTTCCAGAAAAGATGTCAAATTAAAATCCCAAGCAGAACAAGAGGCTAAAGAAGAAGTCCTTGAAATCCAAAATCAGTACAAAGAGAGACTGCAGATACTTACTcaggaaaaacaaaatcatTGTGAAACCCAAGATAAAGAAGCGGCAATTTATGAGAaccttaagaaaaaaaaagaagaccTAAAAGATGCATTTGACAAAGCCAGCAAGAAGGATGTGCAGCTTCAAGAAGAGATGACCAGTAAGAACAATGCCAGAAAAAAGACCAAAGGGCAAATTGTTGCAGAGAAGGAGAAGCTTTTGCGGCTGGAGAATGTACCAAATGAAAATGCTAAACTCATAAAGGAAATAGAAGACAAATTGGAGAAAACTATGAAAGAGAAGGAGGTTTATGAAGCAGAGAAAAGCAcattaatgttaaatataCAGAGAACCACTAAGGGGTTGCAAGAACAAAAAGAGTCCCTGCAAGGAGATCTGGCATTGTTACAGGAGGAGGTAGACAAGACTAAAGCAGGATTCACCTTAGCTGAGACTGAGCTGaaggtgtgtttgagcaatgaAGAGAATGAGCGCCAGAAATTGGAGCAATTAAAACATTCTTTGATTAAATCTGAAGAAACGATCATAGACCGCTCCAAACAGATCCAAATCTTGAAGCAGCAGCTCCCAGAGGCCAAAAAACAGCTTGAAACCTGCAACAGAGAACTTCTTCAATTGATAAAAGAAGAAGATCAACTTATAGCTGTTGTTAGAAAGCAAAGAGCAACATTGGAAGAGGGTAGAAGTTGTCTGCAGGCCTCAAAATCAACTAGCCGCGTTTTAGACTCATTAATGAACGCGAAACGTGAAGGAAAATGTCCAGGACTTTTTGGTAGACTGGGGGATTTAGGGGCCATTGATGCCAAATATGACGTTGCCGTTTCTACAGCTTGCGGCCCTTTAGATAACATTGTAGTAGACTCTGTAGACTGCGCTCAATGGTGTATagaatatcttaaacaaaacgacATTGGAAGGGCGGTTTTTATCGCGTTGGATAAACAGGAGCATTTGCGTAATAAGGCTTGCTCCAGGATACAGACTCCCGAAAACGTCCACCGGCTTTTTGATTTGATTAAGATGTCGGACGAAAGGGTCAAGACTGCTTTTTACTATGCCTTGAGAGATACTTTGGTGGCTGAAGATCTGGAGCAGGCTTCAAGGATCGCCTATGGTACCAGGAGATATCGAGTAGTGACACTTAAAGGGGATCTTATTGAGACTTCAGGTAAGTTAAATCTGTGTTTTTTGAGTTGAaaattgatgatatttttacTCATAAAAGCCTCATTCAGTGTTTACAATTCAAAGCAGTGTTACCACCTCCTTTTCACTAACTTTAAAATGTAGGTACGATGAGCGGTGGTGGCAAACGCGTGCTGCGAGGCCGAATGGGCCAATCAGTGGCCGTCGCCAACTTGGACCCCCGAGATCTGAAACGTCAGGAGGACGAAGTGGAGCGCATCGAGAGGCGCGTGCGCGAGCTGCGTACATGCCATGCCGAGTTGGAGAATCGCATAAGTGAGCTGCAACCTGAAATACGAGAAATGGAAATCAACTTTGAAAAGTACAAGCACGAGTTGCAAAGCTTGCAGGTGCAACAGCCGAACTTGCAGCGCCAAATGAAGGAGCAAGAAGCGAAATCGAAAGGTACCAAAGCAGATGCTGCGCAGGTTCAGAAACTAACAAGGATGGTTGAGAGCAGGAAAGAAGAGTATGAAGCTGCAAGTGAAGCTGCAGGAGAGCTTCAAGAAAAAGTTGATAAGATAACGAATGAGATTAAGGAGAAGAGCAcagggaaattaaaaattgtcgaTAAGAAGATTAAAGAATGCACAAAGATTGTGGACATGTGCAAATCGGAGATCATCAAACTGAATGTTGCAgttaaaactgcaaaaaagaATTACGAGAGTACCGAGGAGAACATTGCCAGACTCGAGCAAGATCTGAAGGACATGGAGAACAGTCTTCGTGCGATGAAAAAACAAAGGGAGGAGATTGAGgaggaagcaaaaaaaatgttgttggGTGTCGAGGAGGTCACAGAGGCGTTGGAGGAGAGAGAGCAGGTGTTTCGGGAAGCGCGCAAGGCGGTAGAGAAGATCACGAAAGAGGAGACCAAACTCAGGTCGGAAAAGATCGATGTGGACGACAAATTGAAGGTGCTACAGAAGAAAATTAGAGAGTATGAAGGAGTAGTAAATTCCTTCAAACATAAGGTATATTGTGTGAATATTCAATCTCAGCCTCAAAACATAGCATTAATTAAGACTGATAATCCCAGCTGAGCCAGTTAAAACTGCAAGAAGTCCCGAATATGGAAACAGAAGAGTTGGAGCAGTATTCCGATGAAGCTCTGACCGTTTCAGAGTTTGAGAAAGCGGAGAAGGAGATGCAGCAGGCTGAGAACTTCCTTAAAGCTGCCAAGCCTAATCTGGGAGCTATTCAGGTAATTTAGaactattttatttggttttaattcCGGTGAAAACAGAAATTGCTGTAAATGTGCAAGAAAGTGTGggataaaaatttacatttccatattttcgaatccacgtaattttttaaacaggaaaaatttccacctatacgttttttaaatgaatactACTCTTTTTTGGCACTCTTTTAAGGGAAATGTTGGAAGAAAAACTGTATTTTGCATTCTGAAAGCgctttgaagaaattttaaatggcggTTTTTGGGATCATACCTCACGTTGGGGTATCTCCACCTTAATgtctatttttatgaaatattaaggTTGACGAGACATTTGGCCTACATTATGTGAGCGACAATATTGCGTTTCGTGCTCGATGTTGTCAATTCGCGTATTTTCCAgcactatttttaaatttaggaataccggaaaaagcaaaaaatttatttggaaagAGCCAGTGAGCTGGAAGAAATAGTTGCTAAAAGGACTCAAATGCGTTCTGTACACGATGACCTTAAAAAGCGGAGAAAAGAGGAGTTTGTCGCTGGCTACAATGTGATTAAACTGAAGCTCAAAGAAATGTATCAAATGATCACTTTAGGGGGCGACGCTGAGTTTGAGATGGTGGACACCTATGACCCTTTCACGGAAGGCATTCAGTTCATGTAAGAATTTCCTTAAATTCCACTTTTCTGTACATTTAATGAGTATGTTGCAGCGTGCGCCCTCCACGGAAAACTTGGAAGAAAATTTCCAATCTTTCAGGGGGAGAAAAAACCTTATCCTCCCTGGCATTAGTATTTGCTCTACATTACTATAAACCCTCCCCATTGTACGTTATGGATGAAATTGATGCGGCattggattttaaaaatgtctcaaTAGTCGGGAATTACAtcaaagtactttttgaatttttttataacttcagaagtatttaaatgatattttcaggAGCGCACCAAAAACGCCCAGTTCATTATCATTTCCTTACGGTCAAACATGTTCGAGCTGTGTGATAATCTAGTTGGAATCTACAAGACTTACAACACGACAAAAACCATCACTTTTAACCCCACTGTGTACGATGTAAAGCCGCAGCAGCATGAAGTCGCAGAGAATAGGAACGTTACAGGAGATGAAAACAATAAGAATATAGCCCCCGTTGAATGTTTAAATGGTATGTGTGTGGGAGAGGTTTGTTGCCATTCTCatgttttaaggaattttaggTAATGATAGTAATTCTCGAATGGAGAACGGCGGTGGGCCTGAAGAAGCCTTAGAGGGgcaaaatgatgaaatttttctttaaataaataatgcattttgcGAGAAGAGGCTGTATAGACAATtactgaagaaaatttaaacctCTCACTACGGGAACTGGATATCTACTTAAAATGATTTCGTGATCACATACGGGAATCGAATAAAAACGCGCGACCTTGTAAGCATTAACTGCAACACCTGGTGACATATGacacttttatttattctgttTTCTTTGTATGTagtattgaattttgtttcgGGGTGATTAGCACTATTTGAAAACCGCCGCATTGGAGCCATCATTCCATAAAAGATATACTACTGTCAcggagttaaaaaaattaatttcgctGAAGCTTTAGGTGGAATATgggaagaaaatatttggctggaaattaattgtgaaaatttttattaaactttgagaatctaaattttttaaaccggaaaatgagaaattaactaatttttttccatgtttctACTTGCGTAAATGTTtcctaaaaattgtttaaaatagtaGACTATTTTACCGATTACAGTGTTgccaaatttcaagttttaaaaccGTTTGAAACCTATTATATTGTGTGAACAATTCTGTTGTATTTTTAGGAGTTTTTTTGTTCCCGTGTGAAAAATGACTGTTGCTTTAACTTTTCATTAGTTTATATCTCAACAGTAAGcctaaaatagcaattttgtaatatacatttttatattttgtttatgcgaGTGTCAACTGTTACCTGACAGTGACGTTTAGTGTTGGGCAAATTTTAAGAGTATGTTATTGACTTTTCTGtaagtttttaagtaaaaaatcagtaaaaacCATCAGATTTCCCATCCCAGCAGTGCTCCTTTTAGTGCTTTGTACAGTGAAGTCCCAAAAAATCCCAATTTTCGTCAAAATTTACCGGTGCTACAATCCAGTATCTCATAGGTTTTGAGGTTAGATCTCACTGACAAATTCATCCCGGGAAATTCAAACTTTCCTCTGATATCCACTATGTCAAAGCGCCTGGTACAACCCGAACGGGAAGATCCTGAGCCCTCTTCTGAAGAAGATTCTGACGACATGGAAATTGAGCATGACCCTGAAAACAAGCTATTTGATCATTTAATTGAAGATTTTCAAGACATGATGGGAGATAAGGAAGTGCTACGCTCCTGCGTTGGCAAATTTTTCGACAATATAGTGGACGAATTCACCTTGGGAATTATCTTTGACATACACAGAAAATACAAGACTAATGCTTATTGCTTGGAAATCCAAGATAGTGAGGAGAAAGATGACCTGGAGAAAAATGAAGCATTGCAACAGGCTTCAGCAAGAAATCATCAGAAATTCGCTTGTCCTAGCTGCGAACGGACTGTAGCTCCTTTAGGTTTTGCCCGACATTTAGCTAAATGCATGGGTAAGTTTTCACATTAAAGACCAACTTCATTTTCTTATGAGATTCTTAGGTATTAGGGACATTAGTCGGTCATTGAGGATAGCCTCCCGCAGAGCAGTGACTAACAAAGATAAGGGAGATACTTCAGCTTATGCAAGTGCTCAatttgatgatgatgatgatgatgaagaCTGGAACTCTCGgaggaacaataaaaaaaaagataagaaTGGCAGTAAGAAGAACAGAGGTGAGGAATTAAGAAGGGGTtgcaagtgttttttttttaattagtattaGTTCTCTAGGCACACCAAAAAAGAAGACTGAAATGGAGGCTTTAGATCAGCTTAATGTGGACATTGAGGGTAAGTTCAACATTTTCTAGTTTTGCCTAACTGAAGCATTGAACTCCATACTGATGTAACCATGTGACTTATGTTCCCCAGTTGTGGTGTCAAGGGCAAAGAGAGAAAATGAACCAGGAAGTAGAATTGCCTCATTGTTCTAAAACAAGtctttgttaaaatattttatttgagaatGGTTTTTTAGGGTTTTCAGGTTTCATGACTCTTTGGCGAAtcttaagttttaaaagaatAGTTAGTTCAGTTCTTTTTCATCGTCGTTCAGTGATTTTGTTAGATTGGAACATGGGTGCGTTTTGTGGTCTATTGTTatctataaaatatatatcaaaTTCGATATAACGTGGTGGTTAATGTGTTTGCTTATGTTGCAATATTTTGTGTGAAGTAATGTGTCTTATTTCTTTTAACAGGTGAGTGAAATTCTTggggttttaataaaaatgtaatttattccaagtaacaattttgattttgttgtgttatagtgttccattaaaaaaatcaagaaattatTGTGCTGTGAATTAAAGCTCTTTGAAGAGAGGACTGGGTACCAGTTAGAAGTACAAGGGTATGTAGAGCATATGTACTTAGTGCAAATGTTAACAATTTCTACATAAGATTACCTTGATTGATGAGTATAAGTATTACA
Encoded proteins:
- the glu gene encoding structural maintenance of chromosomes protein 4 isoform X1 gives rise to the protein MSVSHASKKRGPAPPVEQSESDEEEDERLFSDDEGTNIDGIYIPPVQPPTLSMDPTGPRLIITKINNRFFKSYAEDQVLGPFHKCFNAIVGPNGSGKSNVIDSLLFVFGYRATKIRCKKVSVLLHNSDNYHNIQSCTVTIHFALIVDKEGDEYDVVPGSEFVISRTACRDNSSYYELDNKRVQFKEVAVLLKKHGIDLDHNRFLILQGEVEQISMMKCKGEKDGETGMLEYLEDIIGTTRYKKPLEQVFNRVEELTERRIEKLNRLKMVQDEVDELQGPMEEAVGFLKVENTVVRSKNFIYQYSIKDVKLKSQAEQEAKEEVLEIQNQYKERLQILTQEKQNHCETQDKEAAIYENLKKKKEDLKDAFDKASKKDVQLQEEMTSKNNARKKTKGQIVAEKEKLLRLENVPNENAKLIKEIEDKLEKTMKEKEVYEAEKSTLMLNIQRTTKGLQEQKESLQGDLALLQEEVDKTKAGFTLAETELKVCLSNEENERQKLEQLKHSLIKSEETIIDRSKQIQILKQQLPEAKKQLETCNRELLQLIKEEDQLIAVVRKQRATLEEGRSCLQASKSTSRVLDSLMNAKREGKCPGLFGRLGDLGAIDAKYDVAVSTACGPLDNIVVDSVDCAQWCIEYLKQNDIGRAVFIALDKQEHLRNKACSRIQTPENVHRLFDLIKMSDERVKTAFYYALRDTLVAEDLEQASRIAYGTRRYRVVTLKGDLIETSGTMSGGGKRVLRGRMGQSVAVANLDPRDLKRQEDEVERIERRVRELRTCHAELENRISELQPEIREMEINFEKYKHELQSLQVQQPNLQRQMKEQEAKSKGTKADAAQVQKLTRMVESRKEEYEAASEAAGELQEKVDKITNEIKEKSTGKLKIVDKKIKECTKIVDMCKSEIIKLNVAVKTAKKNYESTEENIARLEQDLKDMENSLRAMKKQREEIEEEAKKMLLGVEEVTEALEEREQVFREARKAVEKITKEETKLRSEKIDVDDKLKVLQKKIREYEGVVNSFKHKLSQLKLQEVPNMETEELEQYSDEALTVSEFEKAEKEMQQAENFLKAAKPNLGAIQEYRKKQKIYLERASELEEIVAKRTQMRSVHDDLKKRRKEEFVAGYNVIKLKLKEMYQMITLGGDAEFEMVDTYDPFTEGIQFIVRPPRKTWKKISNLSGGEKTLSSLALVFALHYYKPSPLYVMDEIDAALDFKNVSIVGNYIKERTKNAQFIIISLRSNMFELCDNLVGIYKTYNTTKTITFNPTVYDVKPQQHEVAENRNVTGDENNKNIAPVECLNGILGNDSNSRMENGGGPEEALEGQNDEIFL
- the LOC136347173 gene encoding SAGA-associated factor 11 homolog isoform X1: MLLTFLLDLTDKFIPGNSNFPLISTMSKRLVQPEREDPEPSSEEDSDDMEIEHDPENKLFDHLIEDFQDMMGDKEVLRSCVGKFFDNIVDEFTLGIIFDIHRKYKTNAYCLEIQDSEEKDDLEKNEALQQASARNHQKFACPSCERTVAPLGFARHLAKCMGIRDISRSLRIASRRAVTNKDKGDTSAYASAQFDDDDDDEDWNSRRNNKKKDKNGSKKNRGTPKKKTEMEALDQLNVDIEGSYDEVTNLRYMMDQGRRSYVTDMPERRSHTSSLTEGAGTSTTPKKKDKAKRRNKGNDRGSSTVV
- the LOC136347173 gene encoding SAGA-associated factor 11 homolog isoform X2, which translates into the protein MSKRLVQPEREDPEPSSEEDSDDMEIEHDPENKLFDHLIEDFQDMMGDKEVLRSCVGKFFDNIVDEFTLGIIFDIHRKYKTNAYCLEIQDSEEKDDLEKNEALQQASARNHQKFACPSCERTVAPLGFARHLAKCMGIRDISRSLRIASRRAVTNKDKGDTSAYASAQFDDDDDDEDWNSRRNNKKKDKNGSKKNRGTPKKKTEMEALDQLNVDIEGSYDEVTNLRYMMDQGRRSYVTDMPERRSHTSSLTEGAGTSTTPKKKDKAKRRNKGNDRGSSTVV
- the LOC136347167 gene encoding cilia- and flagella-associated protein 36, producing MSAEDDSWVFDSLVAFLNGPIWNAPLQSFIEEKSLIFEPTMTENEDYKKIFEEFKNLVDFMLGNFMEDIGISSEQFEKACVEGKRYVSFNNNIFEQIWAANDQQMFVRMMTQRNVELQLQALDLIEKKYGITPQSFIPKKSEDQTERDENPNIQVIPVTVERESKLEKEILEEVAKRFVEDDAEGIEAQMEHLMEEKPILEKQLKESLEKSQRWENSEAKAKPSVPLRKSKETDPLELKKRQEYLRAQRDKLVALKKEARQKHLNDETENTVKNRPKSAKAAEAVLAGGHSDPAANQLQIRKTLAERLKAEVVEKK
- the glu gene encoding structural maintenance of chromosomes protein 4 isoform X2; translation: MSVSHASKKRGPAPPVEQSESDEEEDERLFSDDEGTNIDGIYIPPVQPPTLSMDPTGPRLIITKINNRFFKSYAEDQVLGPFHKCFNAIVGPNGSGKSNVIDSLLFVFGYRATKIRCKKVSVLLHNSDNYHNIQSCTVTIHFALIVDKEGDEYDVVPGSEFVISRTACRDNSSYYELDNKRVQFKEVAVLLKKHGIDLDHNRFLILQGEVEQISMMKCKGEKDGETGMLEYLEDIIGTTRYKKPLEQVFNRVEELTERRIEKLNRLKMVQDEVDELQGPMEEAVGFLKVENTVVRSKNFIYQYSIKDVKLKSQAEQEAKEEVLEIQNQYKERLQILTQEKQNHCETQDKEAAIYENLKKKKEDLKDAFDKASKKDVQLQEEMTSKNNARKKTKGQIVAEKEKLLRLENVPNENAKLIKEIEDKLEKTMKEKEVYEAEKSTLMLNIQRTTKGLQEQKESLQGDLALLQEEVDKTKAGFTLAETELKVCLSNEENERQKLEQLKHSLIKSEETIIDRSKQIQILKQQLPEAKKQLETCNRELLQLIKEEDQLIAVVRKQRATLEEGRSCLQASKSTSRVLDSLMNAKREGKCPGLFGRLGDLGAIDAKYDVAVSTACGPLDNIVVDSVDCAQWCIEYLKQNDIGRAVFIALDKQEHLRNKACSRIQTPENVHRLFDLIKMSDERVKTAFYYALRDTLVAEDLEQASRIAYGTRRYRVVTLKGDLIETSGTMSGGGKRVLRGRMGQSVAVANLDPRDLKRQEDEVERIERRVRELRTCHAELENRISELQPEIREMEINFEKYKHELQSLQVQQPNLQRQMKEQEAKSKGTKADAAQVQKLTRMVESRKEEYEAASEAAGELQEKVDKITNEIKEKSTGKLKIVDKKIKECTKIVDMCKSEIIKLNVAVKTAKKNYESTEENIARLEQDLKDMENSLRAMKKQREEIEEEAKKMLLGVEEVTEALEEREQVFREARKAVEKITKEETKLRSEKIDVDDKLKVLQKKIREYEGVVNSFKHKLSQLKLQEVPNMETEELEQYSDEALTVSEFEKAEKEMQQAENFLKAAKPNLGAIQEYRKKQKIYLERASELEEIVAKRTQMRSVHDDLKKRRKEEFVAGYNVIKLKLKEMYQMITLGGDAEFEMVDTYDPFTEGIQFIVRPPRKTWKKISNLSGGEKTLSSLALVFALHYYKPSPLYVMDEIDAALDFKNVSIVGNYIKERTKNAQFIIISLRSNMFELCDNLVGIYKTYNTTKTITFNPTVYDVKPQQHEVAENRNVTGDENNKNIAPVECLNGNDSNSRMENGGGPEEALEGQNDEIFL